From Salinirubellus salinus, the proteins below share one genomic window:
- a CDS encoding L-aspartate oxidase has protein sequence MTQELPPHESHDSHEQTPDYETVSVPVLVIGAGAAGARTAIELAERGVETLVVGKRDHGDAHTTWAAGGVNGALGSLDPEDDWTIHAADTLKEGHFLNDPVAVETVTEAMPDRLRELDEWGMAFDRTEDGEIAQRYFGAQSFRRTAFVGDRTGEAMLDTLVAKAQSLSIPYRENVLVTELLSDGQRVYGAVAVDLEDGHFVLFETDYVVLAAGGASALYGRHSSRDDENTADGPALAYEAGAELMDLEFVQFHPTGMMGDRYGEEWDGRLVTEAVRGEGGRLYNAAVSASEASGGSGERGSPGGERFMERYSPDQMELDARDVVARAIAQEVREGRGTENGGVYLDISHRDADYVRERLPKMYERFQSLGVDITEEPMEVAPTAHYTMGGVDIDWETGATRVDRLFAVGETVAGVHGANRLGGNSLAETVAMGKVVGETVADRDPGSSELPASMRAYAERSMASLRELAASDGDVAPAELVEELRRVMDEHAGILRDAESLRVGLDRLAGLRERTADLRLDGDRTSESFELAVDLSFLLTVAECVLRGALLREESRGAHSRTDFPEMDPEWRRNLLFHRTETGMAHRSRGVAEPSETVREALDAGYELDYHHLE, from the coding sequence ATGACTCAGGAACTCCCCCCGCACGAGAGCCACGACTCTCACGAGCAGACCCCCGACTACGAGACGGTCAGCGTGCCCGTCCTCGTGATCGGTGCAGGGGCCGCGGGCGCCCGGACGGCCATCGAACTGGCCGAGCGCGGCGTCGAGACGCTCGTGGTCGGCAAGCGCGACCACGGTGACGCCCACACGACGTGGGCCGCCGGCGGCGTCAACGGCGCGCTCGGGAGCCTGGACCCCGAGGACGACTGGACCATCCACGCCGCGGACACGCTGAAGGAGGGCCACTTCCTCAACGACCCCGTCGCCGTCGAGACGGTGACCGAGGCGATGCCCGACCGCCTCCGCGAACTCGACGAGTGGGGGATGGCCTTCGACAGGACCGAGGACGGCGAGATCGCCCAGCGCTACTTCGGCGCCCAGTCGTTCCGCCGGACCGCCTTCGTCGGCGACCGGACCGGCGAGGCGATGCTCGACACGCTCGTCGCGAAGGCCCAGTCGCTCTCCATCCCGTACCGCGAGAACGTGCTCGTCACCGAACTCCTGAGCGACGGCCAGCGGGTGTACGGGGCCGTCGCCGTGGACCTCGAGGACGGCCACTTCGTCCTGTTCGAGACGGACTACGTCGTCCTGGCGGCCGGGGGCGCCTCGGCGCTCTACGGCCGGCACTCCTCGCGCGACGACGAGAACACGGCCGACGGGCCGGCGCTCGCCTACGAGGCCGGCGCGGAGCTGATGGACCTCGAGTTCGTCCAGTTCCACCCGACCGGGATGATGGGCGACCGCTACGGCGAGGAGTGGGACGGCCGCCTCGTCACCGAAGCCGTCCGTGGCGAGGGGGGCCGCCTCTACAACGCAGCCGTCTCCGCGAGCGAAGCGAGCGGAGGCTCGGGAGAACGGGGTTCTCCCGGTGGGGAGCGGTTCATGGAGCGCTACAGCCCCGACCAGATGGAGCTCGACGCCCGCGACGTCGTCGCCCGCGCCATCGCGCAGGAGGTCCGCGAGGGCCGGGGCACCGAGAACGGCGGCGTCTACCTCGACATCAGCCACCGGGACGCAGACTACGTCCGCGAGCGGCTGCCGAAGATGTACGAGCGGTTCCAGTCGCTCGGCGTCGACATCACCGAGGAACCGATGGAGGTGGCACCGACCGCGCACTACACGATGGGCGGCGTCGACATCGACTGGGAGACGGGTGCGACCCGTGTCGACCGCCTGTTCGCCGTCGGTGAGACGGTGGCGGGCGTCCACGGCGCGAACCGACTGGGGGGCAACTCCCTCGCGGAGACGGTGGCGATGGGCAAGGTGGTCGGCGAGACGGTCGCCGACCGCGACCCCGGCAGCTCCGAACTGCCCGCCTCGATGCGGGCGTACGCCGAGCGGTCGATGGCGTCGCTCCGGGAACTGGCCGCGAGCGACGGCGACGTCGCGCCGGCGGAACTCGTCGAGGAACTCCGTCGCGTGATGGACGAGCACGCCGGCATCCTCCGGGACGCCGAGAGCCTCCGCGTGGGACTCGACCGACTGGCCGGCTTGCGCGAGCGGACCGCCGACCTGCGACTGGACGGCGACCGGACGAGCGAGTCGTTCGAACTCGCGGTCGACCTCTCGTTCCTCCTGACCGTCGCCGAGTGCGTCCTGCGCGGGGCGCTCCTGCGTGAGGAGTCACGCGGTGCCCACAGCCGCACCGACTTCCCCGAGATGGACCCCGAGTGGCGGCGGAACCTCCTGTTCCACCGGACGGAGACGGGGATGGCCCACCGGAGCCGTGGCGTCGCCGAACCCAGTGAGACCGTTCGCGAGGCACTGGACGCCGGCTACGAGCTGGACTACCACCACCTCGAGTAG